The following DNA comes from Sorex araneus isolate mSorAra2 chromosome 5, mSorAra2.pri, whole genome shotgun sequence.
AAGATTTACAGCTGCATCCTTTCCCCTGCCCGTGGCGGCGCTCTCTGCAGCTGTACAATGTGGCAGCAAAGCACCGCCAGCTGCTAGGTGTCAGAGTGGGCGGTCAGTAAGGGAAGCCAACCAGTGACGCTGGGGGCTCCGATTCGCCAGGAGGAGATTGGCTGGCGCTGCATCAGAGGGCGGGTAAAATCCGGAGTTAAAGTGCGAGGAAGTTGGGGAAATTTTCCGTGAATGGGTTAGAGCCATCATGTTAGGGTTCTCATGCCACGTGATTCCGAATCTTTGCGGAGATAAATAACCTGTAGACCTAATCAAGATTTGGATGCCTGAACCGACCGTATTCTCCTCCTATACCAAAATACCTCTTGAGGCTTTTGCACACTTCTCAGATTATCTCTTCATCGTGTTCAAATCGTGAAGTTTTGCAAGCTTTCTAGAAGTCTGCTGAACACAGAGGAAAGCAGTTATTCTTGCTTACATATTTGCTAGAGCTACAATGCTAAACGGTTTCCTGGCAGGCAGGCCGCACGGCAGACATTGatcaaatggaatttttttcttttaaatgcttcCGCTAACGTTAGATGTAAGGGAAATTCTGGCACCAACTGGTTAGTCtaactttcctcttttttcctgtCTAGTGTCTGATAGGAAAAAACTGCCCTCGTACACTGCCACCCAATTTGATCCCCTTGTACACTGCCACCCAATTTGATCCCCTTGTACACTgccacccagtttgatccctggcaccccatatggtctcccaggcccctccagaagtgatccctgagaacagagtcagcagtaatgtctgagcacagccagctgtgctccccacccttcacccccccaaataaaaagaataggcAAGATCTTTATTTTCCTATCTCCTATTCTCCTCTGCTCGGTTAGAAGACTGATAACACTGTGGAACAAGGatattcagaaggaaaaaaatgaaggtcCTGAGATGAACCCCAGTCCACTCAAGGAGTTGGGGCCAGCATCCCTGAAGGGAGGGTAGTGGAGAGGCTGGATCTGGCACTATGCTGAGCAGGGCAGGAAGATCACTTAGGGGTGTGGGCATTTCAGACTCCCAAGCTTTCAGCATTTCAGCATCCTCGCACTTTCCACCCACTCAGAGCAGGCAGAGACCTCAGGGAGGGTGGCTTAGGCTGTGGGCTGACCAAGAGGAGTGCTTTCCAAGAAACGCCCTTCCTGCTCTTCCTTGTTTCAGCTCTGCCTGGGCTTTCCCCTTTCTTGCCCAGGGCTGTGGgggaaagcaaagcaaagcagtgACCCCAAAGGGGGAATGTCTTCCCCCGGCCAAGTGCGTAAAAGAAAGacgctgggggaaaaaaaaaagaaaaagacgcTGGACAGTGCTAAAAGCggaaagagcttgccttgcaaagtTCGATCCCTTGCAAAGCATCACACAGCCCTgagagaagtgatccctaagcgcagaagccaagagtaagcctgaacatcgccgggtgtgatccaaaacccaaacaacaacctGAAAAAGAATCTTAGAGCCTTCCCAAAGAAGGCTGAGAAAACTTTGACCCAAGACCAGGGAGTCTTAGAGAGGTGGAGTGGAAGACTCTTTCCCCCCCACTCatcgggcaatgctcaggattattACTGACTTTGTACCCAGAAAttgcttctggctgtgctcggaggaccataaaggggtgccagggttcgaacccgggttagctacgtgccaggcaaatgccctacacgatatattctctccagtcccaggatgGAAGACTTGCTGGAGTTTCtagcttcctttaaaaaaaaaaaggcaaaacaaaacaaagcgcCAAATGACCAGTCTTTACTGATCTGCCGGTGCAGACCCACACGTAGAATCCCCGGCCTCCAGCTCCCAAGGTTCGCTTGCTGAGCCCTTCCCTGGCTCCCAGCTGCTTCCCGCAGTCCCCGCCCCCACTCCGATTGCTGCTCGCTCACGTCACTCacgcgcaggccccgcccccagcgcggTCATTGGCGGCCGCGGCGGGGacgcggcggccgcgggggctGGGTAGCGCGGCGGGGGCGGGAATTCCCGAGCGGCGGCCGGAACCGCGCGGATGCGGAGTCGCGCGAGCCCCGCGACGGTGAGTGCGGCTTTCCGCGAGTGGGGCTCGGCCCGGTCCTGCTTCCTGGGACCCTCCGCCAGACACCGCCCTCGGTCGCCGGGCCCCGCGGCTCCAAGACCCCATGCCCCGCGCGGCTTCCTCTGCTCCCCGGGGTCGCCGCCTGAAGCGGCCGCGCTGGCTTTGGGGGGCCTgcgctggggcggggcggggggcggaggcggCGGCCAGGCTGGCCCAGTTGCGGGGGGGGTGTCGCAGAAGCCACACACCACCCTCCCCGGTCTCCCCGCAAGCCCGAGTCCATGGAGGGGGCTGACCTCTGCCCGCCTTCAGGCACCCCAACACCCTGGTTGTCCGGGTGAGAGGGTGCTGAGACCTTGGGGAGCCCCAAAGCAGCCCCCGGGCGCGCCCCAGTGCGGGTTGCTGGGAGGAACATGCCCAGGAGCAAGGGGAATGAGTCaccggggctggggcaggggcaggtcgGAGAGTGGCCTCTGCTGACCACTCACTTCCCCTGTGCGGCCTCCCCTCTCGTGACCGTCCCCTCCTCGTCCCCTCCTCTTCGCATTCTCCCGCTTAGGCCTGAGAGTCTCGGAGCTCCCGCCACGCCACCGCCGCCGCTATGGGGCCCTGGGGAGAGCCAGAGCTCCTGGTGTGGCGCCCCGAGGCCGCGGCCGCCGAGCCCCAGCTGCCCGTGGGGCTGGAGGTGAAGCTGGGCGCCctggtgctgctgctggtgctCACGCTGGTCTGCAGCCTGGTGCCCATCTGCGTGCTGCGCCGGGCAGGGGCCGAGCCCCGCTCCTCAGGTATAGCCTCTAGCTTCTCTTTTtccgtgggggtggggcaggtgctTCTCCCCTTTTTCTGGGGCCCTGGGCATGGTGGGCTAGGGAAGATGACCCAAGAAGAGaggacagtggggctggagagataaaggTAAAGGACTTTGGGCAGCACtggtttgagtcctggcaccaccaggggtgtccCCAAGTCTTCCATTCCCCCCAAGAAAGGAAGGGACAGCTTCCTCTGTCAAGTTCATATTCTCCCGTGAACActtacttcctctctctctatctttcttccttcatgTCTTTCTAAGTGAATTTCCTTGAATAAAGCTCTCTTGCTTAGAAGAGACAGCATAGGTAATTCTtcaaattacttttatttcatttttggggcTATACTTGGCtatctgctcagggattactcctcaagGGACCCTGCATGGTAccagatcaaacccgggtgggccatgtgccaggccagtgccttcAGCTTCAGTCCTGTTGCTTGGGTTGAGGTTGCAGGCTCTAGAGGGTTCCTGCATTCATTCCCACCATGcgtccccatccctcccctcacaGCCTCCCGCCAGAAAGCCCTGAGCCTGGTCAGCTGCTTTGCTGGAGGTGTCTTTCTGGCCACCTGTCTTCTGGATTTGCTGCCTGACTACCTGGCTGCCATAGATGAGGCACTGGCAGCGCTGCACGTGACGGTGAGCGTGACCCAGCTGCGTGTGGCACTGGATCTGGGGAAGGGCTGCTTGGTGTGGGGCTGTGGCCAGTCCTGCCATGGCTCCTGGGACTGTCTGTGGTGTGGTGCGTGTGTTTTCCCAGCTACTCCAGTCTCCATACCCATTGAATCAGGTGAGTGACCTGCCCTTTGGCTTTCTCCATTCCAGCCTCCAGGAAGCTAGCAGTGCACAAGAATCAGCTTCAGGGCTGATGTATGGGCTTTGCTTGGAGGAGGCCAGGGTGGAGCCTCAGGACCACATGCCTCTGAgaccaacccccctccccacagcagcccctgagcactgccaagcatggcctccagagcagaaccagaaataaagtCTTTATCCTCTTGCCACTTTCCTGAAGGGCTGGACATAGAGACCCCTGTAAACTGAGAAGGGCTGGGGGCCCATTCCCAGGGCCTGTCCGCCCTCACCGAAAGTGCTGGATCATTCAGAGCTGTGAGGCGATCATGGCTAAGGCAGAGGAATGTCTCACAGGAAAAACTTACCCTGGGCTCTTCTGCATTCACACTTTGGACACAGAAGGAAGTGACTTGGAGGGAACCTTCCGCATGACTGTGACTGACCTGTGTCCCAGGAACTGTGAGCCTGAATGCCTACGAGAGTGCGTGGCTCCTGCTGTGAGCACAGGATGGGGTGGAAGTGGGGTGGTTGTGAAGCAGTGCATCACCCTTTGTGGTACACAAGTGACAGTGTGTCTAGCTCTGTCATCGACTTTCAGACTCTCGATGGTATTGGTTTGATTGTCTCTCCCTAGGAAACATCTGGTAACGTTTCAAAAAGCTTTCAGTTGTCACCTCTCAGTGGGTGAGGGTATTGTGCCTGCTCCTGGCATCTAAGGGCGAGAGGCTGGCAATGCTGCCCACGGCCTCCACAATAGACAATGCCCAGCCGAAAGTGTTACCAGTGCCAGAGCTGAGCACTTGGCGTACATATAACACTGCTGAATGATGCTGTTCTGTTGTGACTGTTGTAACTGTGTGTCATTTTGTGTGTCTTTTATGtgactcagtatctgtattacatgGACCTCACAGAACATGGCTTCTCTGCCCACAGCTCCAGTTCCCCCTGCAAGAGTTCATCCTGGCCATGGGCTTTTTCCTGGTCCTGGTGATGGAGCAGATCACGCTGGCTTACAAGGAGCAGTCAGGACCCCCACCACGCGAGGAGACCAGGGCTCTGTTGGGAACAGCAAATGGTGCCCCTCAGCACTGGCATGATGGACCGGGCTTCCCACAGGCCGGTGGCGCCCCAGCTGCCCCTTCAGCGCTGCGTGCCTGTGTGCTGGTCTTCtcactggccctgcactcagtgtTTGAAGGCCTGGCCGTGGGGCTGCAGCGAGACCGGGCTCGGGCCCTCGAGCTGTGCTTGGCCTTGCTGCTCCACAAGGGCATCCTGGCCGTCAGTCTGTCCCTGCGGCTGCTGCAGAGCCGCCTGCGAGCTCAGGTGGTGGCAGGCTGTGGGCTCCTTTTCTCCTGCATGACGCCTCTGGGCATCGGGCTGGGTGCGGCTCTGGCACAGTCAGCCGGGCCACTGCACCAGCTGGCCCAGTCTGTTTTGGAGGGCATGGCGGCAGGCACCTTTCTCTATATCACTTTCCTGGAAATCCTGCCCCAGGAGTtggccactcctgagcagaggATCCTCAAGGTGATTCTGCTCCTAGCAGGCTTTGCCCTGCTCACCGGCCTGCTCTTCATCCAAGTCTAGGGGAGCccgagagggagggggaggaagggaggctggGGTCTTCCTAACCCTCCTCCATCCATCTGTGGGGATCAGGACAGAGTGGCAAAGTACGGTATTCAGGACCAGTACTCTcttggggagatgggggagagagccTCTGGGACTAACTGACCAATGAGAGGGGAAGTTTTCAGACAGGAATCTGGCTTCttgccagagggacagagggtcaTCCAATCACTCAACATGATCAGGGAGGTTATTCATAGAGAAATCACTCATGGACTGCTGGAATCCATGTCACACACTACAGACTGGCTAGGGCAGCTGAAGTTGGGTTCCCAGCAGCTATGGGATAAGGGCTGTACCCCatttcagccctctgagctggaGTGACAAACCTGGCCCCCTTTCCTTGGCCCCCTGATCTGTCTGTTCCCTCTCCATCCTCCCTGGAGATGCTGTCAGACAGCCCTTTCTGCCAGCTTTGGTGccttttctggcttctctctttaAAGTGCCAAAAAACTGCCCATAAGCACAGTGAGGGCACTAAGCCCTACCCTTCTCTCAGTAGAGGGGTGCTGCTTGCTCATCATTCTGGTCCCAGATCCTGGCCTGGGGCagaggcctgggctgggctgtcctggggcAGGAAGGATGATTGGCAGGGCTGCCAGCTCCTTGCACACTGCTGCACCCTAGGATGAGGGAACACGGACATGATGCCCTGCACCGGGGTGACAAATGCTGAGCTGCCAAAACTTTTTTTATACCAGCGGAGCTCCAGGGGACAGGGGCTGGTTCACCCCCATggttattttgggggagggagggctatGCACAGGGCCATTTTCTCTAGAATCTATTTTACTAACTGACTTGTTTTGGGACATGTTACCCCAAATAAAAGATGTTTCGGTACAGAGTCTGATTTGTTTGTCctggggaggggatgggctcgGGAACCATAGCCATCTGTGCTGGGTTTTGCATCTGGCTTGGTCAGTGTAAGGCTACTGTCCGGTCTCCAGCTGTTGacaccatttttgttttttaagttttaggtcacacctagcagtactcaggccttggtcccagccatgctcagggcatagtcctggctctgtgctcagagatcattcctgggggcccatatgcggtgtcagggatcaaaaccgggtaggctgcgtgcaaggcgaacgccctaaccgctgtactatctctccggcccagatCTTTCCTCTTTtgcctcttccctcttccctccctgtctccaccccttccctttcctccccttttcctttcctctctgactCCCTCTCCCCTTCGCGTCTGTAGGCTGGGGCCCACCCAGAACTACGTTTCCCAGGCTGCCCCGCGCGGGGCGGAGCAGGGGGCGGCGCCAGGGTCCGGCACTCGCGGCCGGCGGGGCTGCCGGGAGGTGGTGTCCGCTTCCTCTCCGCGCCGCGGGCCCGCGGGCGGGCATGGGTCACGTAAACAAACTACAATTCCCGGCGGGCGCCGCGCGCGGCGGGTCAAGGCTCGGCTGGGGCCGGCTTCGCGGGGCGAGCTGAGGCGGCGACGGCTGCGGCTGCGAGAGCCGGGCCGAAGCCCGCGGCGGAGGCCGTGGCGAGTTCCCGGAGGTGGCGGAGCGGCGCGGGGGAGGAAGATGGCGACGTCGGGGGCGAACGGGCCAGGCTCGGCCACGGCCTCCACGTCCAATCCGCGCAAGTTCAGTGAGAAGATCGCGCTGCAGAAGCAGCGTCAGGCCGAGGAGACGGCGGCCTTCGAGGAGGTGATGATGGACATCGGCTCCACCCGGGTGAGGGGCCACGCCGGGGAGCGGGATTGGGGCGGCCGAGAGGCGGGGGCGCCGcggcccgggccggggccgggacgCGCGCTGGCGGCGGCGGCCGAAAGCCTGCGACGTGGGTCCGGGGACGGCGGGGCGGGACGGCGGGGCGGGACGGCGGGGGTCCTGCCGCCTCCCGACCCGGCCCGCGGGCGCTCCCGGAGCATCGGGCTGCGGGTGCTGGGCCTCGGCGCGGGCCAGGAAGTCCCCGCCGCGCCACCCGGGTTTCCTCCGCTCGAGCGTTTCTCGTGGTTTCCTGGCAGCGACGGTGAAGTCCGGAGCGTGGGGCCGTGGTCGCCGTGGTCTGGGCCGCCGCATTCCCGGGTAGCCTGGGCGACAGTACCCGCCGGGCTGCCGGGGACCCAGCCTGGCGCGCAGGGGTCAGAGTAGCGGGTGGCCTGGCCCGAGCACATCCTCCACCTGCCCCATGAGGTGCTATAGCGACCCCTCCAAGGGTGAGGTGCTGTAGTGACCCCAGTAAGGTAACTAGTGACCCGTGATGAGGAGCTGTAGTAACCCCAGTAAGATAACTGTAATGGCTCTGGTGAAATAATGATATTGTCCCTGGGTGGGGTGTTGTAGTGAGCCCCCCAGGGTGAGGTGCTGGAGTGACCACCCCAGCTGAGGTTCTCTAGTGATCCCTGTAAGGTACTCTAGTGACCCTGGGTGAGGTACTGTAGTGACACCCAGGTAAGGTACTGTAGTGACCCCAGCTGAGGTGCTGTTGTGATTCCAGGTAAGTTACTACCGTGAGGTACTTTAGATCCCCAGGTAAGATCCTGTCGTCACCCCCAGTTAAGGTACTGTGGGGACCCTGGGTGAGGAATTGTAGTGACCCAGATAAGGTACTGTACTGACCTGGGTGAAGTACTTTATTGCCCCTCGGTGAAGTACGTATGTGACCATCAGGTGAGATGCTGTTGTGACCCGGATGAGGTACTGTAATCACCCAGGTGTGCTACTGTAGTGACCCTCTCTGGTGGCAGAACCAGGGGACTTGGCGGGAGATCGATCCCAGATCGCAAAGCTCTATTCTGCTCTGTGGATACTTCTCTTCACTTGCCAGGCTTCAGTTTGTATCTCTCTCGTTCTattggtcgtgtgtgtgtgtgtgtgtgtgtgtgtgtgtgtgtgtgtgtgtgtgtgtctttgcatGGCTCCTTCGAGTCTCCTGAGACTGAGAGTATGTATATATGCCTggtagttttgtgtgtgtgtgtgtgttcatgtgtgtctctGCCAGGCTTGCTTCAGTTTGTATCTCTCATTCTATTggtcgtgtgtatgtgtgcgtgtgtgtgtgtgcgcgcgcatggcTCCTTTGAGTCTCCTGAGACTGAGAGTATGTATGTATGCCTggtaattttgtgtgtgtgtgtgtgtgtgtgtgtgtgtgtgtgtatgtgtgttcatgtatgttcCTTCTGGGTCTCTGGAAATCATGTGTCCTAGTTTGTGGGAATCAGAACAGAGAGAGGTGGGGTGGAAAGTctagtgtgttgtgtgtgagcaGAAACCACTGATAGTGCCTGAGGATCATGATGTAGCTCTTATTGGGTCCCATCTGGGTCCTGTTGGGGCTGAGTCAAGAGGGCAGGTAGAAAGGCTGTTGAACCCTTACTGACCCGGGAAAATCTGAGGACCTCTGTGCGGACAAAGCTGGGACTCATGTCTGTGTGAACAACACCTCTGCCCCTTCATCTTTGCTGGGTGACATCTCTTGAACATTGGGGGCACAGGGACAGACTGGGACCCCCTGAATTGGAGACTGAGGCGACTTCCAGGCTCCCCCTGTTACTCGGCCAGCTGGGAGGCTCATTGTAGCAGAAGGGGGGACCCTACTGAGCAACATGCTACTTTGAAGGGATTCCAAACCCTAAAGCTTCTTGGACTGACCTGATACAGAGTGTCAGTTCTGAGTTCTGGAATTGATTATGTGTAATGCTGTAACCCCACAAGCTCTTAGAACTCACCCCTCATCTGCTGCTCTGGagcttttttttgggtggggaggagagggaggggtgtgGGCTGTGAGGCAGGAGAGCTGAAGAGAGAACCAGGACAGGGAGGACTGTGAAGTCTGCCTCAGGGCCAGAGATTGCTCCCGAAGTGGGGTGAGCCAACCAGGCTGCTCCAGGCCAGGTCGGGGGGCGACTCCAAGGAGCTCAGGCAGAAGAGCGCCCAGGTTGTGGACATTTTCTGGCTGGGAGACCTTTATTCCTCAGAAAGGCCTTTATGCCTTTCTCCTTCAGGGGCGCAGGTCCTGTGTAGCCTTGCAGAGGCTAGGCTGTGGCAGCGCCCCCAGTACTGGGCAAGGAAAAGTTACCCTCGCAGTGGTGCTGTGGCCTTCCATGAAACCTGCACAGACAGGGCAGAGCGAAGGGGCCTTCCCAGCACCCTTCTCCAGGAGGCGGCCCACGTGACTAGCCTGGGGGCTCCTGGAACCGCTCAGGGACTCTGTTTAGCCTTTTGCCAACTGGGACAGGCCCTGCCTGGAGGGTGCTGCCAGGCCCTGATGTTCCTTCTGATGGCTCCACCAGGTCGCAGGACCTTTCCCTACATTGGATTTCTCCTGTCTGGTCCTTCTTCTTTTCACCTTACTAATTGATCTTTCTttcacccctgccccatctcctcctctctcctctctgcttcctgGCACTTTTCCCTTTCCTGCTTTTTTGTTCTAT
Coding sequences within:
- the SLC39A1 gene encoding zinc transporter ZIP1, producing the protein MGPWGEPELLVWRPEAAAAEPQLPVGLEVKLGALVLLLVLTLVCSLVPICVLRRAGAEPRSSASRQKALSLVSCFAGGVFLATCLLDLLPDYLAAIDEALAALHVTLQFPLQEFILAMGFFLVLVMEQITLAYKEQSGPPPREETRALLGTANGAPQHWHDGPGFPQAGGAPAAPSALRACVLVFSLALHSVFEGLAVGLQRDRARALELCLALLLHKGILAVSLSLRLLQSRLRAQVVAGCGLLFSCMTPLGIGLGAALAQSAGPLHQLAQSVLEGMAAGTFLYITFLEILPQELATPEQRILKVILLLAGFALLTGLLFIQV